Part of the Paracoccus sp. S3-43 genome, AAGCGTGACAGCCGGGTGACTGCCGCGCGGCCGTCCGCCGCCAGCCGCCAGCGTTTCAGCAGATGCCGTTCGGCGCGCGGCTGCGCGGCCCCGGCCCGCAGGTCGTCGGAACCGCGACAACGACCGATGCAGAAGCCGCGCCCGGCCGGTCCGGGGGCGGTCCATCCCCCTCAGGTCCATCTGGCGGCAGATCCCCTATCCGACCAGGGCGTCCAGATGGGCGGCGGCGGCCAAATCCGCCTCGGTCAGCCCGCCCGCGTCATGGGTGGTAAACGACACCTGGCAATAGCCCCAGCCGAAGGCCACGTCGGGGTGATGGCCGCGCTTGTTGCCAAGCCAGGCGGCCAGGTTCGCCATCTCGACCGCCTTGGCGAAGCCCTTGAAATCGAAGCGCCGGATGATCGCCCGGCCGTCCGGCGAAAGCTGCCAGCCGTCCAGGGATTCCAGCCGTGCCGTTATCTTGTCGGTATCCATGTCCCCTCCTCACAGCAATGGCGAGGCCAGCGCCAGCAGGTTGTTGCGCAGCCGGCGCAGGACCGACCAGTTGCGGACCTCGTCCAGCGTGATCTCGCGCGCGCGCTCGGCATAGCTGTCCTGCCGCGCGTCCAGTTCCGCCACGAATTCCCGGTCGAACACCGCCATGTTCACCTCATAGTTCAGCTCGAAGCTGCGGCGGTCCAGGTTGGCGCTGCCGACCATGCCCATGCGGCCGTCGACCGTCAGGATCTTGGAATGCAGCAACCCGTCCTGGAACAGCATGATCCGCGCGCCCGCCGACAGCAGACCGTAATAGAAGCCCTGGCTGGTCGCGCCGACGACCAGGGAATCGTTGCGGGCGGGCAGGATCATCGTCACCTCGACCCCGCGCCGGGCGGCGGCGCGGATCGCGGCATCCAGCGCCACGTCGGGCACGTAATAGGGCGTGGTGATCACCACCCGGTCGCGCGCCGCGTGCAGCATCCCCGCCAGGCAGTCGGAAATCGACCCCTGCCGCCGGTCCGGCCCGGTGGGGATGACCTGCGCGACCTCTCCGGGATCGGCGACCGGTGCCACGGGTTGCAGCATGTCGCCCAGATCCTTGCCGGTATAGCTCATCCAGTCGCCCAGAAAGACCGACTGGAACTGCCGCACGACGGGGCCTTCGACCGACATCAGGATATCGACCCAGGGCGCGAAGCGCGGCTTGATGGCAAAGGCCATGTCGGCGCAGTTGCGGCTGCCCGAAAAGGCGACGCTGTTGTCCACGACCAGGATCTTGCGGTGGTTGCGCAGATCCAGCCTGCGGAACAGCACGCTGATGAAGGGCAGCCCCCAGGGAAAGGCGGTGACGCATTCGGCGCCCGCGTCCTGCATCCGCGTCCACAGCGCCGACCGGGCCAGCAAACGCGAGCCGAGCGCGTCGACGATCACCCGGCATTCCACGCCGCGCTGCGCGGCGCGGGCCACGGCCTCGGCGACCTTGCCGCCCGAATGGTCGGGCAGCCAGATATAGAACAGGATATGGACGTGATCCCTGGCCCGGTCGATGGCGTCGATCATCCGGTCGATGGCCTCGTCGCCCTCGTCCAGCAGGTGGATGCGGTTGCCCGACAGCGCCGACATGCCGCCCACGGCCGCATTGGCCGCGACCACCGGCTGGGCGTAATCGGGCGGCTCGGCGATGACGGCGGGGTTGGGGACGCGCAGGTTGGTCAGCCGGTCGCGCACGTCGGCCATGCGCTGGACCTCGGCCTGGTTCATCCGCACCTCTCCGAACAGGACATAGGCCAGGATGCCGACCAAGGGCACCGCCTCGATCACCATGATCCAGGCCAGCCGCACCGACGGGTCCAGCCGCGGACGGATCAGCACCCGCGCGATCAGGGCCAGTGTGACCGTCGTGTGAAGGATGACAAGAAACGAGGCCCACATGCCGCGCATCATTCCCGCGCGCCACGGCAATTGCAATTCCCCCCGTCGCGGCCTATCTCGGGGACTTGAAAGCAGCAGGGGCCGCCCGCGAATGAACTGGATCACCAACTATGTCCGTCCGCGCATCAATTCGCTGTTCTCGCGCCGCGAGGTGCCCGAGAACCTGTGGACAAAATGCCCCGAATGCGGGACGATGCTGTTCCACCGCGAATTGTCGGACAACCTGAACGTCTGCACGAATTGCGGCCACCACCTGGCGATCAGCCCGCGCGACCGCTTCACGGCGCTGTTCGACGGCGGCGCCTTCCTGGACGTGAAGGTGCCCGAACCGATCGCCGACCCGCTGGGCTTCCGCGACCAGAAGAAATACCCCGACCGCATGAAGGCCGCGCAAAAGGCCACCGGCGAGAAAGAGGCGATGCTGGTCGCCGAGGGCGAGATCGGCCGCACCCCGATCATCGCCGCCGCCCAGGATTTCAGCTTCATGGGCGGGTCGATGGGCATGTATGTCGGCAACGCCCTCGTCGCCGCCGCCGAACGGGCGGTCAAGACGAAACGCCCGCTGGTGCTGTTCTCGGCCGCAGGCGGCGCGCGGATGCAGGAAGGCATCCTGTCGCTGATGCAGATGCCCCGCACCACGGTGGCGGTGGAAATGCTGCGCGAAGCCGGGCTGCCCTATATCGTCGTGCTGACCCATCCGACCACCGGCGGCGTCACCGCCAGCTATGCGATGCTGGGCGACATCCAGATCGCCGAACCCAACGCCCTGATCTGCTTCGCCGGACCCCGCGTCATCGAACAGACCATCCGCGAAAAGCTGCCCGAGGGCTTCCAGCGGGCCGAATACCTGCTGGAACACGGGATGCTGGATCGGGTGACGCATCGCAAGCATCTGCGCGACGAGCTGATCTCGATCCTGCGGATGGTCGGCCGGATGCCCGCGCCGACCCGCGCCGCCCTGCCGGCGCCCGCGCCGGAACCCGCCCGACCCGAACCGGCACAGGCCGACTAGGCTTCTTTTTCACGCAAATATCCTCGGGGGTCCGGGGGCAGACAGCCCCCGGCTTGTGCCGCATGAGCCATTCCGACGCCATCCTCGACCGCCTGATGGCGCTGCATCCCAAGGTCATCGACCTGTCGCTGGACCGGATGCACCGCCTGCTTGCGGCATTGGGCAACCCCGAACGCCGCATCCCACCGGTGATCCATATCGCAGGCACCAACGGCAAGGGCAGCACCCAGGCGATGATCCGCGCCGGGCTTCAGGCCGGGGGGGCGCGGGTCCATGCCTATACCTCGCCGCATCTGGCGCGGTTCCACGAACGCATCCGCCTGGCGGGCGACCTGATCGCCGAAGCCGACCTCGCCGTGACGCTGGAGGAATGCGAGGCCGCGAATGCCGGCCAGCCGATCACCTTCTTCGAGATCACCACGGCGGCGGCCTTCCTGGCCTTCTCGCGCAGACCCGCCGACCATACCCTGCTGGAGGTCGGGCTGGGCGGCAGGCTGGATGCGACGAACGTGATCGACGCACCCCGCCTGACGGTCATCACCCCGGTCAGCATCGACCATACGCAATATCTGGGCGACACCCTGCCGCTGATCGCCGCCGAAAAGGCGGGCATCATCAAGCGCGGCGTGCCGGTGATCGTCGGCCCGCAGCAGGACGAGGCCCTGCGGGTGATCGAGGCGAAAGCCCTGGGCCTGACGGCGCCGGTCCTGGCCCAGGGCCAGCACTGGATGGCCGCACCCGAACGCGGCGGCATGGTCTATCAGGACGATCACGGGCTGTGGGATCTGCCGCTGCCGAACCTGATCGGCCCGCACCAGATCCAGAACGCGGGCACCGCCCTTGCCGCGCTGCGCCAGTTGGGCGCGACCGACGCCCAGGCCCGCGCGGCGGTCACGCAGGCCGAATGGCCCGCCCGGATGCAGCGGTTGCGCCACGGCCCCCTGGTCGATCTGGCAGGCCCGCAGGCCGAACTCTGGCTGGACGGCGGCCATAACCCGGCAGGGGGCGAGGCCCTGGCCGCGACCCTTGCCGCCATGCCGCCCCGCCCGACGCATCTGGTCTGCGGGATGCTGAACACCAAGGACATCGCGGGCTATCTGCGGCCGCTGGCGCCCCATGCCTGTTCCCTCACCGCCATCGACATTCCGGGTGAACCGAACACTCTGCCGGCCGAGACAACGGCGGGGGTGGCGGCCAGCGTGGGCATGATCTCGGGGGTGGCGGCGGATGCGGGGACGGCGATCGCGGCGATCGCGGGCCGCGACCCCAAGGCGCGGATCCTGATCTGCGGATCGCTGTATCTGGCGGGCCGGGTGCTGCGCGAGAACGGCTGATCCGGCGAGAGGCGGTCAGTCCGCCTGTTGCCCCCAATCCGCGTCCTGCATTTCCCGCAACCGGCTGGCGGTGCGCTCGAATTCGAAGCTGCCTTCGCCCTCGTTATACAACTGCTCGGGCTGGTCGGCGCCGCTGGCGATCAGCCGCACCTTCGCCTCATAGAGCGCGTCGATCAGCGTGACGAAGCGCTTGGCCTCGTTGTAGTTCGACGCCGACAGGCGCGGGATGCCGTCGATCATCAGCACCCGAACCGCGCGCGACAGGGCCAGGTAATCCGCCGGTCCCAGCGGCTTGCCGCACAGATCCCAGAAACCGGCCCGCCCGACGCCATCCGCGAACAGCGGCAGATCAAAGCCGCGCCCGCCGACCTCGATCCGGCGCGGCGCGCCCTCGCCCCCGGTCAGGTCGTCCCAGACCCCGTCCATGGCGGCCTTGGCGGCGGCATCGGCGGGGCAGAACCACACCTGCCCGCCCGTCGTCCTGCCCTGCCGGTGATCGACCTGGCTGTCCAGGCACACGACCTCCAGCCGCTGGCGGATCAGGTCGATGAAGGGCAGGAACAACTGCCGGTTCAGCCCATGCTTGTACAGATCCTCGGGCACCCGGTTCGAGGTGGTGACGATCACCACCCCCTGTTCCAGCAGCACCTGAAACAGCCGCCCGACGATCATCGCGTTGGCGATGTCGGTGATCTGCATCTCGTCAAAGCACAGCAGCCGGACCCTGGCCGCGACCTCCATGGCGACGGGGCGCACGGTGTCCTGGTCGCCGCGCAGGCGGGCGCGGTTCAGCCCGGCCTGGATCTCCTGCATGAATTCGTGGAAATGCACGCGCCGCACGGGAACCGGCGCGGCCTCGGCCATCAGGTCCATCAGCATCGACTTGCCGCGCCCGACGCCGCCCCACAGATACAGCCCGCGGGCGGCGGGCGCGGGCGGCGGGCTGCCGACGCCCAGGAAGACCCGCCAGGCCGACCGCCTTTCCGGGACCGGCGCGGCGGCGATGTCGTCCACCACCCGGTCCAGATGCGGCAGGACCGATTGCTGCGCGGCGTCGGGGCGGATCCGACCCTCTGCCACGCGCTGCCGATAAAGATCGCTGACCTTGCCCATGGCGCGCCCTTGCCACGGTTGGCCGCCGCCCCGCAAGACCCAATGCTTGACCGCCCGCCGCCGCCTGTGCCACCCCTGCCCCGACAGCGCGAGAGGTTCCATGACCAAGACCCCCACCCTGATCGCGGACATTCCCGTCCTGTTCGTGATGGCGGCCAAGGCCGAATACGGCCCGGCCCTGCGCGCCCGGATCGACCCGCTGATCACCGGCATCGGCCCGGTCGAGGGCGCGGTGCAGCTGACCGCCGCCCTGGCCGCGATGCCCGCCCTGCCCCGGCTGATCGTGTCGCTGGGATCGGCCGGGTCGGCGCGGCTGGAACAGGCCGAGGTCTATCAGGCCACGGCGGTCGCCTATCGCGACATGGACGCCTCGGCCCTGGGATTCGAAAAGGGGCGGACGCCGTTCCTGGCCCTGCCGGTCCGCGTCGATTTGCCCCACCACATCGACGGGATCGCCACGGCGACGCTGTCCACCGGGGCGAATATCCTCAGCGGCCCCGCCTATGACGCCGTGGCCGAGGACATGGTGGACATGGAAACCTTCGCCCATCTGCGCGCGGCCCAGCATTTCGGGGTGCCGCTGATCGGATTGCGCGGCATTTCCGACGGCGCGGCCGAGTTGCAGCACCTGTCGGACTGGACGCAATACCTGCATGTCATCGACGAAAAGCTGGCCCTGGCGGTGGACCGGATCGCCGATCAGCTTGCGGACGGAAGTCTGATCCCCGGCGC contains:
- a CDS encoding 4a-hydroxytetrahydrobiopterin dehydratase, producing the protein MDTDKITARLESLDGWQLSPDGRAIIRRFDFKGFAKAVEMANLAAWLGNKRGHHPDVAFGWGYCQVSFTTHDAGGLTEADLAAAAHLDALVG
- the cls gene encoding cardiolipin synthase; the encoded protein is MWASFLVILHTTVTLALIARVLIRPRLDPSVRLAWIMVIEAVPLVGILAYVLFGEVRMNQAEVQRMADVRDRLTNLRVPNPAVIAEPPDYAQPVVAANAAVGGMSALSGNRIHLLDEGDEAIDRMIDAIDRARDHVHILFYIWLPDHSGGKVAEAVARAAQRGVECRVIVDALGSRLLARSALWTRMQDAGAECVTAFPWGLPFISVLFRRLDLRNHRKILVVDNSVAFSGSRNCADMAFAIKPRFAPWVDILMSVEGPVVRQFQSVFLGDWMSYTGKDLGDMLQPVAPVADPGEVAQVIPTGPDRRQGSISDCLAGMLHAARDRVVITTPYYVPDVALDAAIRAAARRGVEVTMILPARNDSLVVGATSQGFYYGLLSAGARIMLFQDGLLHSKILTVDGRMGMVGSANLDRRSFELNYEVNMAVFDREFVAELDARQDSYAERAREITLDEVRNWSVLRRLRNNLLALASPLL
- the accD gene encoding acetyl-CoA carboxylase, carboxyltransferase subunit beta; this encodes MNWITNYVRPRINSLFSRREVPENLWTKCPECGTMLFHRELSDNLNVCTNCGHHLAISPRDRFTALFDGGAFLDVKVPEPIADPLGFRDQKKYPDRMKAAQKATGEKEAMLVAEGEIGRTPIIAAAQDFSFMGGSMGMYVGNALVAAAERAVKTKRPLVLFSAAGGARMQEGILSLMQMPRTTVAVEMLREAGLPYIVVLTHPTTGGVTASYAMLGDIQIAEPNALICFAGPRVIEQTIREKLPEGFQRAEYLLEHGMLDRVTHRKHLRDELISILRMVGRMPAPTRAALPAPAPEPARPEPAQAD
- a CDS encoding folylpolyglutamate synthase/dihydrofolate synthase family protein is translated as MSHSDAILDRLMALHPKVIDLSLDRMHRLLAALGNPERRIPPVIHIAGTNGKGSTQAMIRAGLQAGGARVHAYTSPHLARFHERIRLAGDLIAEADLAVTLEECEAANAGQPITFFEITTAAAFLAFSRRPADHTLLEVGLGGRLDATNVIDAPRLTVITPVSIDHTQYLGDTLPLIAAEKAGIIKRGVPVIVGPQQDEALRVIEAKALGLTAPVLAQGQHWMAAPERGGMVYQDDHGLWDLPLPNLIGPHQIQNAGTALAALRQLGATDAQARAAVTQAEWPARMQRLRHGPLVDLAGPQAELWLDGGHNPAGGEALAATLAAMPPRPTHLVCGMLNTKDIAGYLRPLAPHACSLTAIDIPGEPNTLPAETTAGVAASVGMISGVAADAGTAIAAIAGRDPKARILICGSLYLAGRVLRENG
- the zapE gene encoding cell division protein ZapE produces the protein MGKVSDLYRQRVAEGRIRPDAAQQSVLPHLDRVVDDIAAAPVPERRSAWRVFLGVGSPPPAPAARGLYLWGGVGRGKSMLMDLMAEAAPVPVRRVHFHEFMQEIQAGLNRARLRGDQDTVRPVAMEVAARVRLLCFDEMQITDIANAMIVGRLFQVLLEQGVVIVTTSNRVPEDLYKHGLNRQLFLPFIDLIRQRLEVVCLDSQVDHRQGRTTGGQVWFCPADAAAKAAMDGVWDDLTGGEGAPRRIEVGGRGFDLPLFADGVGRAGFWDLCGKPLGPADYLALSRAVRVLMIDGIPRLSASNYNEAKRFVTLIDALYEAKVRLIASGADQPEQLYNEGEGSFEFERTASRLREMQDADWGQQAD
- a CDS encoding 5'-methylthioadenosine/S-adenosylhomocysteine nucleosidase (Enables the cleavage of the glycosidic bond in both 5'-methylthioadenosine and S-adenosylhomocysteine), which produces MTKTPTLIADIPVLFVMAAKAEYGPALRARIDPLITGIGPVEGAVQLTAALAAMPALPRLIVSLGSAGSARLEQAEVYQATAVAYRDMDASALGFEKGRTPFLALPVRVDLPHHIDGIATATLSTGANILSGPAYDAVAEDMVDMETFAHLRAAQHFGVPLIGLRGISDGAAELQHLSDWTQYLHVIDEKLALAVDRIADQLADGSLIPGAPRLS